In Erigeron canadensis isolate Cc75 chromosome 7, C_canadensis_v1, whole genome shotgun sequence, one DNA window encodes the following:
- the LOC122607980 gene encoding F-box/kelch-repeat protein At3g06240-like encodes MAALPEDIITQILYSVPAKSIGRFRCVSKGWLSLLTHPDFIKTHQKTLNKLHLIFLGIEVAALYSNSFLYHHEPNLRNSDMPLIEFSFVNSFVPTVKIGGSCNGLVLVGANKLHLIDTLVLLNPTTKESMILPEIFDFSYLDAYTLFDVDHLYGLGYDDSVTGGDFKVVSLTCLQDTFPLRNGGISVDVYSLKTNTWRRLTDSLDDYLDIHPKRECAFVNGSLHWVATKSTVNGLKPTVILALSLADEKFSEVPTPEFVESTKVLSRSYCQLVVLGGKLAFFLETKGEIWLMNEYRIKESWTKISLHGIRGIPNVRLPCYNKPMVFCHDGKFMVANSDRMMVYDDEKGAFEETVCVWDPVNFRVIGSYVESLVSIASCIEQ; translated from the exons ATGGCTGCTCTTCCTGAGGATATCATCACACAGATTTTATATAGTGTCCCAGCCAAATCTATTGGCAGATTTAGGTGTGTCTCAAAGGGTTGGCTATCTCTTCTTACTCACCCCGATTTCATTAAAACCCATCAAAAAACCCTCAACAAACTTCACCTTATATTCTTGGGTATCGAAGTTGCTGCACTTTATTCAAACTCATTTCTTTATCACCATGAACCAAATTTAAGAAATTCAGATATGCCCTTAATAGAATTTTCTTTTGTCAACAGTTTTGTCCCGACTGTAAAAATAGGTGGCTCTTGCAATGGCCTTGTTTTGGTAGGTGCTAATAAATTACATCTTATTGATACACTTGTGCTTTTAAATCCTACTACAAAAGAATCAATGATATTGCCAGAAATTTTTGATTTCTCTTACCTCGACGCTTATACTCTTTTTGACGTTGATCATTTGTATGGATTAGGTTATGATGATTCTGTGACAGGTGGTGATTTTAAGGTTGTTTCCCTCACTTGCCTACAAGATACCTTTCCACTGAGGAATGGTGGTATATCTGTGGATGTTTATAGCCTTAAAACTAATACCTGGAGGCGGTTAACTGATTCTCTTGATGATTATTTAGATATACATCCAAAGCGAGAATGCGCTTTTGTTAATGGGTCTCTTCATTGGGTTGCTACAAAGAGTACTGTTAATGGACTAAAGCCAACAGTTATCTTGGCCTTGAGTTTAGCAGATGAGAAGTTTAGTGAAGTGCCAACACCCGAGTTTGTTGAAAGTACTAAAGTTTTGTCTAGAAGTTATTGTCAACTTGTTGTTCTTGGAGGAAAACTGGCCTTTTTCCTTGAAACGAAAGGTGAGATTTGGTTGATGAATGAGTATAGGATAAAAGAATCTTGGACTAAGATTTCGCTCCATGGAATCCGTGGAATTCCAAATGTTAGACTACCTTGTTATAATAAGCCTATGGTTTTTTGTCATGATGGAAAATTCATG GTGGCCAACAGCGATCGGATGATGGTGTATGATGATGAAAAGGGGGCTTTCGAGGAAACTGTGTGTGTTTGGGATCCTGTAAACTTCAGGGTTATTGGTAGTTATGTTGAGAGCCTTGTCTCGATTGCTTCATGCATTGAACAATGA
- the LOC122608090 gene encoding F-box protein At3g08750-like → MTGHPKEIITQILYFVPAKSIGRFRSVLKGWLSLLTHPNFIKTHQNTLNKLHLLFVTTESNINHPAVYLNPYDAPVLRPSGLDLLDEANPDYKDIKDLIICGFCDDLVLRMRSLVKCQHEFVESSNVLSTSYCELVVLGGKLALFHEQKGKIWLMNEYRIKESWTKTSPWNSNGYARL, encoded by the exons ATGACTGGTCATCCAAAGGAAATCATCACACAGATTCTGTACTTTGTCCCAGCGAAATCTATTGGCAGATTTAGAAGTGTTTTAAAAGGTTGGTTGTCTCTTCTTACACACCCCAATTTCATTAAAACCCATCAAAATACCCTCAACAAACTTCACCTTCTATTCGTCACGACAGAGTCCAATATTAATCATCCTGCAGTGTATTTAAACCCATATGATGCACCAGTTTTAAGACCTTCAGGTCTCGACTTGTTAGACGAAGCTAATCCTGATTATAAAGATATCAAGGATTTAATAATATGTGGCTTTTGCGACGACCTTGTTTTG CGGATGAGAAGTTTAGTGAAGTGCCAACACGAGTTTGTTGAAAGTAGTAATGTTTTGTCAACAAGTTATTGTGAGCTTGTTGTTCTTGGAGGAAAACTTGCTTTATTCCATGAACAGAAAGGTAAGATTTGGTTGATGAATGAGTATAGGATAAAAGAATCTTGGACTAAGACTTCACCATGGAATTCCAATGGCTATGCCAGATTGTGA